The candidate division KSB1 bacterium genome segment GGAACGCTCAAACTCTTTGGAACGCCCGCTGAAGAGACGGTGGTCGGAAAAGTTTATATGGTGAAAGCCGGGGTTTTCGACGGCCTGGATGCGGTCATCGATTGGCATCCCTCCGATGAAAATAAAGTAAAAAACCAGCCGGGCCGGGCCATGAACAATTTTGAAGTTGAATTCTTCGGGCAAGCGGCTCATGGATCCGCGGATCCCTGGAATGGCCGCAGCGCCCTCGATGCTGTCGAGCTCATGAACTACGGCGTCAACATGATGCGCGAGCATGTCAAACCGACGGCCCGAATTCACTACGTGATTCCCAATGCCGGTGAAGCGCCCAACGTGGTACCGGAATACGCCAAGGTCTGGTACTACGTTCGTGACATCAACCGGGAAGAAGTGCAAAAGTACTACAATCGTATTTTGAATATCGCTAAAGGTGCCGCATTAGCGACTGAGACCACATACAAAGTTAATTTAATAACCGGCGTTCATGAATATCTTCTAAATCGGCCGCTTCAGGAAGCGATGCAGAAAAATCTTGATTGGGTCGGTGCCCCTGAATTTACAGAAGAGGACCAGAAATTCGCCCGCACACTGCAGCGAAATGTCGGTAAAGAGGAGAAGGGCTTTAGTAATAAAATCGAACCTTTGGAGGATCAACCCGGTGCACCGGAAGGCGGTTCAACCGATGTCGCTGAAGTGAGCTGGCTGGTGCCAACTGCAGGGTTCCGTATTGCCACGGCAGCACAGGATGTTCCCTGGCACAGTTGGGCAACCACCGCCTGTCATGGCACCGAAGCCGGTCGGAAAGGGGCGCAGGTTGCGGCAAAAGTCATTGCTGCTACAGGCGCAGATCTTTTTACAAACAGTGATTTGCTTAAAGAAGCTAAGGAGTTTTTGGAGAAAGCGACAGAGGGAAAGCCGTATGTTTCGCCTTTGGATGAAGGGGATTTGACCACGGCTAAGTAACCCGAAACGATTCCATCCCGACGCTTCGGGATGGAATCGGTATGGGTACCTTAGGAGTTAAATATGCAAAAGAGCAAAATGATTTTAATTCTATCCTATATTCTTTTCACCGCCCACTTGCTGCTCGCCCAGGAAAAAGAACAAATCACTGTTGAATGGATTTACAGCGACAAAAGCCGCGAACTGACTGCGGTGCCGAGATTTGTCTGGCTGAATGATAACACTGCCATTCTTTATGACCTGCGCAAACCTGAAGAAGAAAGAACTTTTGAAATACTCGATCCTGCTTTAGCAAAACGCAAATCTATTTTGGACATGACCAGGGCTGTTAATAGCCTCAAATCTTTTATTGGGAAAGAAGATTCAACGTTCATTTTACAATGGCCCATCTCTTTTGACGGCGATGGCAAGCGCGCGCTTTATCTGTTCAAAGACGATATTTATTTGCTTAACCTGGCAGAATCGAAATTTCACCGAGTCACGGATACCGAGGAAAAAGAAAAATCAGCTAATTTTTCACCGGATGGCAAAATGCTGGCTTTCGTGCGTGCGAACGATTTGTATGTTTATGACATTGAAACAAAAAAAGAGCAGCGTCTAACCACGGATGGTTCAGAAACCACCCTGAACGGCACACTGTCCTGGGTTTACTGGGAGGAAATTTTCGGACGCCGCGATATCGGCTACTGGTGGTCTGACGATTCTAAGTCAAT includes the following:
- a CDS encoding peptidase dimerization domain-containing protein, with the protein product GTLKLFGTPAEETVVGKVYMVKAGVFDGLDAVIDWHPSDENKVKNQPGRAMNNFEVEFFGQAAHGSADPWNGRSALDAVELMNYGVNMMREHVKPTARIHYVIPNAGEAPNVVPEYAKVWYYVRDINREEVQKYYNRILNIAKGAALATETTYKVNLITGVHEYLLNRPLQEAMQKNLDWVGAPEFTEEDQKFARTLQRNVGKEEKGFSNKIEPLEDQPGAPEGGSTDVAEVSWLVPTAGFRIATAAQDVPWHSWATTACHGTEAGRKGAQVAAKVIAATGADLFTNSDLLKEAKEFLEKATEGKPYVSPLDEGDLTTAK